TGCCGTGCATCTGGCCGTGTAATATCCTGCCGTTGCATAAGTCTTGGTTTGAGCCGGCAGATTGTCCATGCTGAAAGACGATCCGTGATAACTGGAAAGTTTATCCCCGAACTCCCAAAAATACGCCAAAACATCGCCATCCGGATCACTCGCCGTCGCCGAGAAGTTCACGGTGCCCCCCACCGCAATGGTCAGCGCATTCGCCGAAATACTCAACGTCGGAGGCTGATTCCCCGCTGCCATCGTGCCCCGGTTCACCACCACGTCCATCGACTGCGGCACCGTGCCCGCCTTGCCAATCGGCGTGACATGCACATCCGCTTCATAATCCGAAAACGTGCGCCCCATCGTCAGCGGAGAATCATTGCGATCATCCGCAGAGCCTGGCGTCATGTCCAACAACTGCGTGCCCCGGTTGCTGCCTTGCTTGGACGTGCTGTTGTTCACCCCCCATGGACTCCAGTTGATCGATACCCCATTGAAATACCACGGATTCGCAGTCAGCTTCTGCCGAAACTCCAGCCAGTAGTCCCGGTCTGCATCCTTCGCCACCCTCAACGCATAGCGTTTTGCCGGATCCTGGTTCACCTGGTCAAACTGAAACAATCGATAAGTGCCGCTTTGCAACACCGTGTGGTAATTTTCCGGCACGATCCACTGCAACTGCTCCTTCATGCTCGCATTGAAATGGCCGCCGCTGCTCGAACTGCCCATCACGTCATTGGTGTGCCCATACTCAACATTCGCTCCCGGCCCGATCACACTCGAACCCGCAGTGTTCCATGAATTCGAATGCCACACCCCAATGTTGTGCCCCACCTCATGATTCAGCACGCCCACGCTCGTGCTCTTCAGCCAGGTGCGCGGCCCGTTCACATTTCCCTGCCCGCCGAAATTGCCCGGCCCGCCAAAATACATCACCACAAAATGATCATAGTCTTCCGGTGGAAAGCCCAGCGACCTCGCCACCTCTTTCGCATCATCAATCATCGCATAACTCGCCCCGGCCGTCTTGAAGTCCTCAATATACCAGGCCGCCGTTCGTGGCGTCACAATCAACGGCGTCACCGTCCCCATGAAGGTGAGCTTTCCATACGAACTTTCCTGAAAATAGTCCGTCAGCGAACGGAGGTTGTTGTAGGCATCACGCTCCGTCTGGGCCTCCTCCATCCGATCTGGAAACACCACCCGCATGTAAAGAATTTTTCTGATCCCCGTGCTGTTCAAGCGGGAGATCGGAAAATACCCCGTCGTTGCCGTCGGACCTCCCGTTGCCCCCTCTGCCGCCAGCTGATCCTCTTCAATCTGCCGAATGTGACCGCCGTCACACAAATAAATGATCTGGTCCCCCGCTTCAATCGCCGGGGTCTCCTCCGTAATGGCTGGGAGCGACTCGCCCGCGCCGCGCTCCACCTTCGTAGTGATCTCTGACACCGGACAAACTTCCACCGCCTCCTTTGCCGCGTCCGGCACCTCCCCCACCTCCAACGCCCGCACCGGACTGTCATTAACCGCCATCAAGTTATCCACCGCGATCCCGTTCAACATCGCCCCCTCCGTCGACATCTGCCCACTGCGTTGTCCATAGGTGTAGGCCTGGAAATACCGACCATCCAAAATCGCCACCCTCCGAATCGGTGGCTCCGACGGATCACTGCCCGGAGAGACCGCCAGCACATCGAACGTCCCCACCCCGCTCAGCCGCTCCTCCAGCAACCTCACCACCTCCTGCGGCAATTGCTGCCTCAACACCATTGGCAGCGCCTGCTCCAACGCCGCACGCGGATCATCCACCAGCATCGCCTTCAAGGCTGCCCGATGAGCCTTCGCCAACACCCGCCCCTCCTCCACCAAACCCGCCCGCTCCGCCACCGTCGCCTGCGCATAACGCATCGCCCACTCCCGAAACGCTCTCACATCATCCCTCGCCCCGTCCGGCAGTGGCGTCACCGTCACCTTCGTCCACGGCACCTCCCCTCGAGCACCGAAACTTGCCGAGCCCGGTTGGTTCAAAGTTTCCGGACGCTCCTCCGACACGTTTTCCCCCGAACGAGGAGCTGTAGCAAGCGACTGATCCGGCTCCGGCCCTTCACTCCCATCCAAGTTCCACCAAACCGCCATGATCATTGCAGCTAAAGAAACCCCAACGATGGCAAAAACGTGTCGCTTCAAAAAGCTCATAAAACAGGGGGTTACAATTTCTCGAAATCGAAATATCTCACATTCCTATCGAAAATACCCACCTGCGGCAAGGTTAAACCATTGGCCGACCGCAAATAGGCGGGTAGCTGCCACGCCCGGGCAGTATCGAAATTCCATCTCCCCGCCAGATCTCCAACCAAGCCCTGTCCCGTCACGGTGGAACTCTCACTTTCAACCGCATGAAGCGCCGCCCCAGCAGGGCGTCATCGATTCGAACCACATCATAAATCGTGAACTTGGTGCGCTGCCCCGCCTGCGGTTCGAACGTCACCGAAGCCCCGCCCGTCCAATCCGAACCACCGGTTTTCGAAAGAATGGTGGCCCAACTGTCAACATCAAGGTCATCGGCAACCTGCACCTCATACACCGCCTCCGCAGGAGGCGCTTCCGGCAAATCCAATGTGATCGTCAACCGTTTGCCGCCCGAAAACACGGCGCTTCCCACCACCGGCAACTGGGTAACATCATGCGGAGCAGTATTTGAACTGCCCTGCCGGCCAAAAGCATATTCCATGGAGTTGGTCACGCCATCCTGATCCGCATCTTGCAGCATCCCCCGTTGACCAGCAGGCAAAGCCGCAGCCCATGTCTCAAACGGCGTCGGCAGTCGTTCAATAACCACCGGATCCGAATAAGATTGCCAGTTACCGCCCACCATGGCACGCGCCCGATACGCATAAGTGCCCACAGGTTTGTTGCTGATCAATCGATTGTTGATCGCCGACGAGGCATAACTAGCAATCGCCCAAGAATGATAGGTGGGCATCTGAATCCCACTCATTCGAATGTAATCCACGGCAAAGCCATAACTTGGATACCCCGACCAGCCCCACACCTCTCCCATTCGTGTGGCCAACCTCAGCAGACAGCGATCCCCTGACACAAAGCCTTTCGTGGCCAGCGACGCAAACGAGTAGGACTTGGCTGTCCAGGAATCTTGATAACCCGCGATCTTGTCGATGGAAATCCAGGTAAGTCCGCCATCCTTCGAGAGTTCAACACTCAGGTAACCACTGCCGACAACCACATGCGAAAGCACATAAAAACTAATCAAACTGGTCGGCGTAAGAACAAAATCCTGGTTCAACTGCATGCTGTGCGGACCCGCCATGAAATTCACCACATCATCGTCCCACGGTGCCATTCGATAGGAGTGGCTCCCAAAAAACGCCCCCGCATCGGAACGCAGCACCAAGCCTGTCGTCGTCCACGAACGCCAGAACGTCTCCTTGGATTCCGTATCATCGAGAAACAGGTTGGTCGTTCCCGCAATGCCTTGCTGAAGTTCATAAGCGGTGGCATCCGAAGATACATTCCAGCTCACCGCGTAATTGGCCGACGCCACGGATTGCGGCAAGACCGTTGGCACCACCGTTTGCAAATCATAACTCATCACCGCCGAAGCCGCCGAAAAGTTGCGCATGCGGATTTTTGAATGACTTCCCGATGAATTGATGCGGGTGTAATATCGCCCCCCCTGATACCTCATCGCATTGGTGTTCTCACTGCCCGTGGTATCGGTAAACCCACCCACCAGGCCATTCGCGCCATGCCACAAATGCGCGGCTGTCGCATACCTTGAAGTGGCCAGTGTGTCGCCACCTGCAGCCTCCTCAAGCCGCACTGCTGGATGCACGGCCTCAGAAGAATCGTTGTCCCATTCGCTCGATAGAATGTGCCAGATCAGGATGCCATCCCCAGGAAGTTGTGAATCAAATCCCACCCGCCGCCGATTCTCCACCAAAAAATACTCATGGTTTTGTTGATAAGTCCCAGTCATTGGCACCACCAAATGGGCCGCCGCATTGGTGTTGATATCCGGCAGGTCGATCCGCTCCGAACCGAAGACCGCCAACGGTTTGATGAACCCCATCAAGTGCCGGCAATGCGCGGAAAAATTCACCGGCTGCCTCCCATCACCCGGACTCGATCCCGCTCCCCAGCAACCGTATCCCATGCAACACCAGGTGCCCACGCCCTGATACTCGAGGCTGGTGTCATACAAGTCGGGCAATCCGAACTGATGGCCGATCTCGTGACAGATCACCCCGATCGTCGCAATGCTGGTGCTGGTAGCGACCGACCCCTTGATCGCCTCACTGGTGCTGAACAAATTCAACTGCAGCCCATCCCGGGTGATCGAATCTTCCAACTGCCACTGTCTCGGCCAGATCGCCGTGGACGGATTGCCACTCCATGCCTCGGAATGCCCGGAGTAAATCACATGCAGCAAATCCACAAACCCGTCGCCGTCCGCATCGGACTGGCTGAAATCAAAACCCGCGGCATCAGCGGCATTGATGGCATCCAGCGCCAGTTGTTTAAGTCGCTGCTCACCGGCAATTTCATGGGCATTGTCCCCATACCACGCCTGCGTTTGCGGCAGCTTCACCCAGATGGTGACCTCTGACTCAATCGTCATCTCACCATAAGAATTCTCCAGGTAAAAATCCTTCACCGATCCAATGGCTCCCCCGACGCTGTAACCCGTCTTGTTGAACAGATCGATGAATTCCCCTCTCGGTCTCCCTTCCGCATCCTGGACCTTGTTGTTGACGTTGTCCCAGTGATCACTGAAGGCGGCGAGAATGACCACGCACTTGACCGTCCGCCCCCACGGACCCGTCGGCCCGCTGCCCACCGGTGCCTCCTGTCCCCCAGGTTGTGGCTCTGCCGCTGGAGAGGCAGCAGATGGATTTGCGCCGCTCGAAGGGTTTCCCCCACTTCCGGACGTGGGAACTCCGACTCTTGATCGCTCCAACAATTCGTCCAACTTCACAGCCCGCCTTGGAGACCGGCCCTTGCCTTTCAACGCTTGGACTTGATCGCGAATCAAATTCCGCCCCGGCAAAGACCTCTTCTGCAACCCCAAACTGCCAGGGTTCACTCGTCCAACCACCGCGTGCCGCAAAGGTTCCAACTCGGCAGAGGACAACTTCGGCTGGCTGTATTTCCAAAATCCATCGTCATCTTTGGCCACCACATATCCCTCTGGAGTCTCGTGCCAATGAAACCACTCATCACCCGCATTGCGAAGCCGCACCTTTTGTCCGTCAGGTTGTAAAAACTCTGACTCACCGCCACTCGCACTCACGGCATGAAGAGTCGAAAAGGACAACCCCAACGCCACTGCTGCCAACATGCCCGCGAGAACGCTTTTCATAAGGATTTTCCTCATCGTAAAAGCCCGCAGGAAAATTGTCAATTCCTGAGCAAATCCCGCTCTTCTTCAACTCGCTTGGCTTCGTGCCGTCGAATGAGTCCCAAACCCTCGCTCATCATCGCCAATTCTTTCCCCCTTCCAGCGCACCATGCGCAACAATTTCGCCCAAATCCGCACCACCCCACGCGGTCTGCTGCGCATTCGTCCCAGTTCCGCCCTGGTTCGCTCATGCCGCCGCACCTCCCGCTCAAGCTGCGCCTCCAGTCTCGCCTCCCTCCGATTTAACTGACGAATTTTCGAACGCAGTTGGTCGAATTCTGCGTCGCGAAAATACCTGGATGACGGTGACTCACCCCCAATCATTCCAAAAATGGCCCGCCGCTGCCAATCAGTGGCCCCCTCCAGATATGGCTGAATCGCCCTTAGGTGATTAAAATAATTCGACGTCGAACGACTAAATCCTCCCTCGGCATGACGATAGAAAAACAGCACTTCCGGCACCACATCCAGTCGATACCCTTTCAGAGCAAGCCGCGCCAGCAACTCCCAATCTTCACAAGATGTGCCACGCTCCTCCCCAAAACCACCCACCTCCTCGAACACCTTCCGCCTCAGAATAAAATTGGCGTCGCCAAAGACGTTGTCGAGAAATCCCGCCTCCAGGCAAGGTCCCACCGGCATGTAACCATACTTCACACTCAGCTTGTCTTCCCCCGGAAAACACTCTCCCTCAAACGCCAGATAATAACTCGCCAGCCCATCACATCCCGAACGTTCCATGGCCCTTGCGAATCCTTCCACCATGCACGGCCGCGCCACATTATCGGCATCCATGAACATCAAAAACTCCGTCGACGCCTGCTGCGCCGCCAAATTCCGAGTCTTCCCAATCCCCTCATTCTTCTTTCTCAAAAACCGCCAGCCCCGCCCCTCATAAACTTTCGCCAGCGATTCAAAAGCCTCCACGGAATCTTCATCCGTCGAACCATCGTCCACCACCACCACCCCAAAACCTTCCACCGTCTGATCCTCCAGCGATTTCAACAACTCCTTCAATCCTGCTCCATGATTGAAATGCGGCACACAAATCGTCACCCGCTCCGCCCCCCCCAGTTCAGGCACCGCCCCATTTTCTCGACTGACCAAGAAACCCATCCCCTCGAAAAAACCCTCCCACTGCTCCCGCACGTTCGTCAGGTCATATCGTGATTTCGTCCCACCGCTGGCCACTGCCAGTCGACGCCTCAATGCTTCACGCAAAGCCCGCGAGGTCGGTTCCACCAGAGACTCCTCATCGTCCACCATCTCAGGAATGCCTCCAATCCTGCTCGTCAAAATCCGCTGTCCCAACTGCAAACATTCCAGCACCGCAAATGGATAGTTGTCCTGCAAAGAAGGCATCACCACCAACGCATTGGGCCGCTCGCACAACAAAGCCTGACACGCCACATGATCCAACTGGTCAATCACCTCAATCCCTACCCTGTCCCCAATCCGTGCCTTCAAACCTTGCAGGTAAACCCCCGCCCCTCGTCCCCCTGAAACCGAACCCTGTTTGCCCAAAAACGTCACCCTGCACCCCGGCGGCCACGCCCCCTCCTCCACCATCCCGCTCACGGCTTCGCAAAAAATCTCCAGCCCCTTGCGAGTCT
The Phragmitibacter flavus genome window above contains:
- a CDS encoding M6 family metalloprotease domain-containing protein — encoded protein: MKSVLAGMLAAVALGLSFSTLHAVSASGGESEFLQPDGQKVRLRNAGDEWFHWHETPEGYVVAKDDDGFWKYSQPKLSSAELEPLRHAVVGRVNPGSLGLQKRSLPGRNLIRDQVQALKGKGRSPRRAVKLDELLERSRVGVPTSGSGGNPSSGANPSAASPAAEPQPGGQEAPVGSGPTGPWGRTVKCVVILAAFSDHWDNVNNKVQDAEGRPRGEFIDLFNKTGYSVGGAIGSVKDFYLENSYGEMTIESEVTIWVKLPQTQAWYGDNAHEIAGEQRLKQLALDAINAADAAGFDFSQSDADGDGFVDLLHVIYSGHSEAWSGNPSTAIWPRQWQLEDSITRDGLQLNLFSTSEAIKGSVATSTSIATIGVICHEIGHQFGLPDLYDTSLEYQGVGTWCCMGYGCWGAGSSPGDGRQPVNFSAHCRHLMGFIKPLAVFGSERIDLPDINTNAAAHLVVPMTGTYQQNHEYFLVENRRRVGFDSQLPGDGILIWHILSSEWDNDSSEAVHPAVRLEEAAGGDTLATSRYATAAHLWHGANGLVGGFTDTTGSENTNAMRYQGGRYYTRINSSGSHSKIRMRNFSAASAVMSYDLQTVVPTVLPQSVASANYAVSWNVSSDATAYELQQGIAGTTNLFLDDTESKETFWRSWTTTGLVLRSDAGAFFGSHSYRMAPWDDDVVNFMAGPHSMQLNQDFVLTPTSLISFYVLSHVVVGSGYLSVELSKDGGLTWISIDKIAGYQDSWTAKSYSFASLATKGFVSGDRCLLRLATRMGEVWGWSGYPSYGFAVDYIRMSGIQMPTYHSWAIASYASSAINNRLISNKPVGTYAYRARAMVGGNWQSYSDPVVIERLPTPFETWAAALPAGQRGMLQDADQDGVTNSMEYAFGRQGSSNTAPHDVTQLPVVGSAVFSGGKRLTITLDLPEAPPAEAVYEVQVADDLDVDSWATILSKTGGSDWTGGASVTFEPQAGQRTKFTIYDVVRIDDALLGRRFMRLKVRVPP
- a CDS encoding glycosyltransferase; the encoded protein is MNLAHCIVTPDFPGPIKNGGIGTHCFHLARFLRRRGDRVTVLFTGPFEVEDGEYWKRRLGETEQIEFVELAMVGGGHRWNGSFGCTRRSRAVAEFLELGGFDAVHFQEWQGNGFVPMQRRRTMGVLKDVVMTVMLHSSSEWIAEGARLFRRGSMEEMVQDYAERYAVEHADMVLSPSQYMFDWAAGHGWKMPERCLVMPYLIEEGLRAEVVEMVPDEVVFFGRLETRKGLEIFCEAVSGMVEEGAWPPGCRVTFLGKQGSVSGGRGAGVYLQGLKARIGDRVGIEVIDQLDHVACQALLCERPNALVVMPSLQDNYPFAVLECLQLGQRILTSRIGGIPEMVDDEESLVEPTSRALREALRRRLAVASGGTKSRYDLTNVREQWEGFFEGMGFLVSRENGAVPELGGAERVTICVPHFNHGAGLKELLKSLEDQTVEGFGVVVVDDGSTDEDSVEAFESLAKVYEGRGWRFLRKKNEGIGKTRNLAAQQASTEFLMFMDADNVARPCMVEGFARAMERSGCDGLASYYLAFEGECFPGEDKLSVKYGYMPVGPCLEAGFLDNVFGDANFILRRKVFEEVGGFGEERGTSCEDWELLARLALKGYRLDVVPEVLFFYRHAEGGFSRSTSNYFNHLRAIQPYLEGATDWQRRAIFGMIGGESPSSRYFRDAEFDQLRSKIRQLNRREARLEAQLEREVRRHERTRAELGRMRSRPRGVVRIWAKLLRMVRWKGERIGDDERGFGTHSTARSQAS